One genomic window of Pecten maximus chromosome 3, xPecMax1.1, whole genome shotgun sequence includes the following:
- the LOC117323685 gene encoding acetylcholine receptor subunit beta-like — protein sequence MELNLVNFKSLALILGLVVCYFELSMAAKPPLPYSKDVETALRSELLANYSVDQRPQELVAITVSLTLITINDMNIKAQVLSISGYFNLVWSDTRLAWNNLPDYANVRFLFSSQSVLWRPALVVDNSVDNLNVISKPDVPMRILNNGMVVWNPADIYRVSCESDTTYYPMDTQSCVISLSSWSYTSFEVALKLDRTDDVNLDYYSENGEWEMISAYGDRQGAAEKVKGGSSFSSAKFYIQLRRRPLFHILNTLFPVALMAVLSAMVFKLSVDSGEKIGFSLTVLLAYAVYLTLISESIPSTSITICYLSIYLSLVLTLGTMSVLCTIAVVTIYNHPDEEEPVPSWLRMLTVCLMKVTCWNSCKCKCCKRETKIRPTPDHVNSIQVEDCFDMGVPFNEKAAIPQELEDSECERDKHINWKVVSRVLDHFFFLMFMFMIVFASVGYFLLIGFKYWEITTSG from the exons ATGGAGTTAAATCTAGTTAATTTCAAAAGTTTGGCCCTTATATTAG GACTGGTGGTGTGTTACTTCGAGCTATCCATGGCGGCCAAACCTCCCCTACCTTACTCCAAAGATGTAGAGACTGCCTTAAGATCAGAGTTACTCGCCAATTACTCAGTTGACCAACGTCCACAAGAACTTGTGGCCATCACTGTGTCACTCACATTGATTACCATTAATGACATG AATATCAAAGCCCAGGTGTTGTCCATATCGGGATATTTCAATCTG GTTTGGAGTGATACTCGCTTAGCATGGAACAATCTTCCAGATTACGCCAATGTTCGCTTTCTGTTCAGCTCACAAAGTGTCCTATGGAGACCGGCTCTCGTCGTCGACAACTC TGTCGACAACCTGAACGTGATCAGTAAACCGGATGTTCCCATGCGTATTCTAAATAATGGTATGGTCGTTTGGAACCCGGCTGACATATACCGCGTCTCCTGTGAGTCAGACACTACCTATTATCCAATGGACACACAGTCGtgtgttatctcccttagttCGTGGTCCTATACCAGCTTTGAGGTAGCTTTGAAGTTAGACCGAACAGATGACGTCAACCTAGATTATTATTCAGAAAACGGAGAATGGGAAATGATAAGTGCATACGGAGACCGACAGGGGGCGGCTGAGAAGGTAAAGGGCGGATCAAGCTTTTCTTCAGCCAAGTTCTACATCCAGTTGAGACGTCGTCCTTTGTTTCACATCCTCAACACGCTATTTCCTGTAGCCCTGATGGCCGTGCTGAGCGCCATGGTGTTCAAACTTTCTGTGGATTCGGGAGAGAAAATCGGATTCTCGCTGACCGTCCTATTGGCATACGCAGTGTACCTAACACTCATCTCAGAGAGCATCCCTAGTACCTCCATCACCATATGTTACCTAT CGATCTACTTGTCCCTGGTCCTGACACTTGGAACGATGTCTGTCCTGTGTACAATAGCGGTGGTGACCATTTACAATCACCCTGACGAGGAGGAACCCGTACCCTCATGGCTCCGTATGCTCACAGTCTGTTTGATGAAGGTCACCTGCTGGAATAGCTGCAAATGCAAATGCTGCAAGAGGGAAACAAAGATCCGCCCCACACCTGACCACGTAAACTCAATCCAAGTTGAAGACTGTTTTGATATGGGAGTACCGTTTAATGAGAAAGCTGCCATACCACAGGAACTAGAAGATAGTGAATGTGAAAGAGACAAACATATTAACTGGAAAGTTGTGTCTCGCGTGCTTGATCACTTCTTTTTCCTTATGTTCATGTTTATGATCGTGTTCGCCTCCGTTGGGTATTTCTTGCTTATTGGATTTAAATACTGGGAAATTACAACAAGTGGTTGA